A window of the Scleropages formosus chromosome 5, fSclFor1.1, whole genome shotgun sequence genome harbors these coding sequences:
- the cox18 gene encoding cytochrome c oxidase assembly protein COX18, mitochondrial: MMLCQATSRLLLSASLRNSHRWRRMLKPVVLGTSHLSPPGCLLYPVPGVAAPSRRSLTSGQVGWYESMADSQPIHLTEDLLVSVQQVTGLPWWAAIVCTTVTLRTAITLPLGIYQIVILAKVEALQAEIAELAKRLRYEVSVRAKEKGWSEKTCRYQFKKNLRRIISELYVRDNCHPFKASLLVWVQLPMWVCLSLALRNLSTGGPVANPSAFQGELAAGGALWFPDLTLPDSTWVMPMSLGIVNLLIVEMFSLRKLNPSKLQKFVTNFIRGISVVMIPIAATVPSSMALYWLSSSCVGLGHNLLLRSPRFRRLCRIPTTSSDSDTPYRDIAAAFIAKYLK, from the exons ATGATGCTCTGCCAGGCGACATCTCGACTGCTGCTTTCTGCATCCCTACGAAATTCCCACAGATGGAGGCGGATGCTGAAGCCAGTTGTCCTCGGCACCTCGCACCTCTCGCCGCCCGGTTGCTTGCTTTACCCGGTGCCGGGTGTCGCTGCACCTTCGCGGAGGAGCCTAACCTCGGGTCAGGTCGGCTGGTACGAGAGCATGGCGGACTCGCAGCCGATCCACCTTACGGAGGATCTTCTGGTGTCCGTGCAGCAGGTCACAGGACTGCCCTGGTGGGCTGCCATCGtctgcaccactgtgaccctgcgaACAGCCATCACTCTTCCTTTGGGCATCTATCAGATTGTCATCCTTGCCAAG GTTGAGGCCCTGCAAGCAGAGATTGCGGAACTGGCTAAACGCCTGAGATACGAGGTGTCGGTGCGGGCAAAAGAGAAAGGCTGGTCAGAAAAGACCTGTCG GTACCAGTTCAAGAAGAACTTGCGACGCATCATATCTGAGCTGTACGTGAGGGACAACTGCCACCCGTTCAAGGCCAGCTTGCTGGTATGGGTGCAGCTGCCGATGTGGGTGTGCCTGTCTCTGGCCCTACGCAACCTCAGCACAGGGGGGCCAGTGGCAAACCCCTCAG CCTTCCAGGGAGAgctggcagcagggggcgctctctGGTTCCCAGATCTCACTCTGCCTGACTCTACCTGGGTGATGCCCATGTCCCTGGGCATTGTGAATCTACTCATTGTAGAG ATGTTTTCTCTTAGGAAACTCAATCCTTCTAAGCTTCAAAAGTTTGTGACCAACTTTATCCGGGGAATCTCTGTGGTGATGATTCCAATCGCTGCCACAGTTCCATCG TCCATGGCCCTGTACTGGCTGAGCTCCAGCTGCGTGGGATTGGGTCATAACCTGCTGCTGCGCTCACCGCGATTCCGCCGCCTCTGCCGGATTCCCACCACCAGCTCAGACTCAGACACGCCCTATAGAGACATTGCTGCTGCCTTCATTGCCAAATACCTCAAGTAG